In Lates calcarifer isolate ASB-BC8 linkage group LG15, TLL_Latcal_v3, whole genome shotgun sequence, one genomic interval encodes:
- the LOC108899589 gene encoding uncharacterized protein LOC108899589 isoform X1 encodes MMLRTLLLETLNKLSSEELDEFKSLIKLEKSFPLISKSQLRVAHLKDVVELMVKTFSQECVEVTTNVLEKLKRTDLLQRLSDVSSGTKDKHFLVEPKTALIQKEETLASVIELLLKTLADLSDREMEDFKQVLLSQTDCYKRYSEITWRLLMMTDLQDTVLSMVQTYGQRSVEKTKEILEMMKRTGLADSSSVPKKKLSMDEHLSALIHKVATMTALKQLLLETLNNLSHNEFKKFRWFLQLTFFQKCLPQIPWRRLKRADRADLLVDVMVERCGQQSVELTMEVFMDMNRPDLVQKLSESSSGLASGSSAEVFGMNTTEGEKPSVDERWPALIQKEETLASVIELLVETLSDLSNRELKDFKQVLLSQIDCYKRYSDVTWRMLRMTDLQDTVFLIVQTYSQQSVEKTKEVLKRMRRNDLVQRLSDSSSGAKQKLSVDEHRSALIQKVATMAAVKQLLIETLNEEELEKFKKVLQLVVVEWGLPDISRMLSHTADRVEIADLMVETYGHQSVDVTKKVFVKMNRTDLVQRLSSSTPKEKHSGDKHRPTQLERILLETLNGLSHKELKKYKWFLQFSYFKRGLPQIPWSQLEKADRAELVDLMMEMCDQQSVEVTREVFMDMNRTDLVQRLSETSSGLGDDKDKQDDYDEDNKKESLYCPRHSGSLELEGCGSCMVIPPIHSPALKPEVNSTDADEAPTYSLQSEAGNFECSVSALRWVCKEKVSLKYQFWSWEGHMERMASRRYMPAGPLMDISVISGKLDEVYLPHWICVEDNPSILDRFAVLHIDNCGDVVEKVSEVTPSHVKLSEPVFSPRAVLIKFGIPCKIKCQVLIYYQPNASFLKLHVYLIPCDPALKQIVDKKESSYRYKAIIKPHPDKYLKMHQGFILTTDMDTAKILPKKLTLRYDSQDPNFYEVFIKNPDRNFYLTLLSSCKNKDVLVWTCEIREDDFPSSIPVEATGSSGEATGVNTLAQDSSTVDEDLSEQFNKATITPVREKLLKMLEHLKEEEFKGFKWYLEDSAVLPGPTCIPKSKLEKADKLDLVELMMQTYNQQCVEVTKRVFKKIKRNDLVQML; translated from the exons ATGATGCTGAGGACGCTGCTTCttgaaacactgaataaactGAGTTCTGAGGAGCTTGATGAATTCAAGTCACTCATTAAACTGGAGAAAAGTTTCCCACTCATCTCAAAGAGCCAACTGAGAGTGGCACACCTGAAGGATGTAGTGGAGCTGATGGTCAAAACGTTCAGCCAAGAGTGTGTGGAGGTGACCACAAATGTTTTAGAGAAGTTGAAGAGGACTGATCTGCTGCAGAGATTGTCAGATGTCAGCTCAGGAACCAAAG ACAAACACTTTCTGGTTGAACCGAAGACTGCACTGATCCAGAAA GAAGAAACACTGGCGTCTGTTATAGAGCTGCTTTTGAAAACACTGGCTGATTTGAGcgacagagagatggaggactTTAAGCAGGTTCTCCTGAGTCAAACTGACTGTTACAAACGCTACTCAGAAATCACATGGAGGCTGCTCATGATGACAGACCTGCAGGACACAGTGTTATCAATGGTGCAGACTTATGGCCAACGGTCTGTGGAGAAGACCAAGGAGATTTtagagatgatgaagaggacTGGTCTGGCTGACAGCAGCTCAGTACCTAAAA aaAAACTCTCCATGGATGAACACCTGTCTGCACTGATCCACAAA GTGGCAACAATGACGGCTCTTAAACAGCTGCTTTTGGAAACACTGAATAATTTGAGTCACAACGAGTTCAAGAAATTCAGATGGTTCCTGCAGCTCACATTCTTCCAGAAGTGTCTTCCACAAATCCCATGGAGACGACTGAAGAGGGCAGACAGGGCAGACCTGCTGGTGGATGTGATGGTGGAGAGGTGCGGGCAGCAGTCTGTGGAGTTGACCATGGAGGTTTTCATGGACATGAACAGGCCTGATCTGGTGCAGAAGCTGTCAGAGTCCAGCTCAGGACTCG CTTCAGGATCATCAGCTGAAGTATTTGGCATGAATACTACAGAGGGAG AAAAACCTTCTGTGGATGAACGTTGGCCTGCACTCATCCAGAAA GAAGAAACACTGGCGTCTGTTATAGAGCTGCTTGTGGAAACACTGTCTGATCTTAGCAACAGGGAGCTCAAGGACTTTAAGCAGGTTCTCCTCAGTCAAATTGACTGTTACAAACGCTACTCAGATGTCACATGGAGGATGCTCAGGATGACAGACCTGCAGGAcacagtgtttttaatagttCAGACTTACAGTCAGCAGTCTGTGGAGAAGACCAAGGAGGTTTtaaagaggatgaggaggaatgATCTGGTGCAGAGGTtgtctgacagcagctcagGAGCCAAAC AGAAACTCTCTGTAGATGAACACCGCTCTGCTCTGATCCAGAAA GTGGCAACAATGGCAGCTGTTAAACAGCTGCTTATAGAAACCCTGaatgaggaggagctggagaaattCAAGAAAGTCCTACAGTTGGTTGTTGTTGAGTGGGGCCTCCCAGACATCTCACGGATGTTGAGTCACACTGCTGACAGGGTAGAAATAGCAGATTTGATGGTGGAGACCTACGGCCATCAGTCTGTGGACGTGACCAAGAAGGTTTTCGTGAAGATGAACAGGACTGATCTGGTCCAGAGGTTGTCCAGCTCAACACCCAAAG AGAAACACTCTGGTGATAAACATAGACCTACACAGTTGGAAAGA ATTCTTttggaaacactgaatggtttgagtCATAAAGAGCTCAAGAAATACAAGTGGTTCCTCCAGTTCTCGTACTTCAAGAGGGGCCTTCCACAAATCCCATGGAGCCAACTGGAGAAGGCAGACAGGGCAGAACTGGTGGATCTGATGATGGAGATGTGTGATCAGCAGTCTGTGGAGGTGACCAGGGAGGTTTTCATGGACATGAACAGGACTGATCTGGTGCAGAGGCTGTCGGAGACCAGCTCAGGACTTGGAG ATGACAAAGACAAGCAAGATGACTATGATgaagacaacaaaaaagaatCCTTGTATTGTCCAA GACATTCAGGAAGCTTGGAGCTTGAGGGCTGTGGAAGCTGTATGGTAATCCCTCCCATCCATTCACCTGCACTCAAACCCGAAGTGAACAGTACAGATGCAGATGAGGCTCCAACATACAG TCTACAGTCTGAGGCAGGAAACTTTGAATGCAGTGTCTCTGCCTTACGCTGGGTCTGTAAGGAAAAGGTCAGCCTTAAGTACCAGTTTTGGTCTTGGGAGGGACACATGGAGAGGATGGCGAGCAGACGATACATGCCTGCAGGTCCCCTGATGGACATCTCAGTCATTTCTGGGAAGTTAGATGAAGTTTACCTGCCGCACTGGATCTGTGTTG AAGACAACCCATCAATATTAGACAGGTTTGCAGTCCTGCACATAGATAACTGTGGAGATGTTGTGGAAAAAGTGTCTGAGGTCACACCATCCCATGTCAAGTTATCTGAACCAGTTTTCTCTCCAAGAGCGGTCCTGATAAAATTCGGCATTCCttgtaaaataaagtgtcaaGTGTTAATATATTATCAACCCAACGCATCATTCCTCAAACTACATGTATATCTGATCCCATGTGATCCTGCTCTGAAACAG ATAGTGGACAAGAAAGAATCCTCCTATCGTTACAAAGCAATCATAAAACCACACCCAGACAAGTACCTGAAAATGCACCAGGGATTCATCCTCACAACAGACATGGACACAGCAAAAATTCTCCCAAAG AAGTTAACCCTCAGATATGACAGTCAAGACCCAAACTTCTATGAAGTGTTCATCAAGAATCCAGACAGAAACTTCTACCTTACACTCTTGAGCTCTTGCAAAAATAAGGATGTACTAGTGTGGACCTGTGAAATTCGAGAAG ATGACTTTCCAAGCTCTATTCCTGTAGAAG CCACGGGATCCTCAGGTGAAGCAACTGGTGTAAATACTTTGGCTCAAGATAGCTCCACAG TGGATGAAGATCTGTCTGAACAGTTCAACAAG GCAACAATCACACCGGTTAGAGAGAAGCTTTTGAAAATGCTGGAACATTTGAAAGAGGAAGAGTTCAAAGGATTTAAGTGGTACCTGGAGGACAGTGCCGTCCTGCCAGGCCCCACATGCATCCCAAAAAGCAAACTGGAGAAGGCAGACAAGTTAGACCTGGTGGAACTGATGATGCAGACCTACAACCAACAGTGTGTGGAGGTGACCAAGAGGGttttcaagaaaataaaaaggaatgaTCTGGTGCAGATGTTGTAA
- the LOC108899589 gene encoding uncharacterized protein LOC108899589 isoform X2 gives MMLRTLLLETLNKLSSEELDEFKSLIKLEKSFPLISKSQLRVAHLKDVVELMVKTFSQECVEVTTNVLEKLKRTDLLQRLSDVSSGTKDKHFLVEPKTALIQKEETLASVIELLLKTLADLSDREMEDFKQVLLSQTDCYKRYSEITWRLLMMTDLQDTVLSMVQTYGQRSVEKTKEILEMMKRTGLADSSSVPKKKLSMDEHLSALIHKVATMTALKQLLLETLNNLSHNEFKKFRWFLQLTFFQKCLPQIPWRRLKRADRADLLVDVMVERCGQQSVELTMEVFMDMNRPDLVQKLSESSSGLASGSSAEVFGMNTTEGEKPSVDERWPALIQKEETLASVIELLVETLSDLSNRELKDFKQVLLSQIDCYKRYSDVTWRMLRMTDLQDTVFLIVQTYSQQSVEKTKEVLKRMRRNDLVQRLSDSSSGAKQKLSVDEHRSALIQKVATMAAVKQLLIETLNEEELEKFKKVLQLVVVEWGLPDISRMLSHTADRVEIADLMVETYGHQSVDVTKKVFVKMNRTDLVQRLSSSTPKEKHSGDKHRPTQLERILLETLNGLSHKELKKYKWFLQFSYFKRGLPQIPWSQLEKADRAELVDLMMEMCDQQSVEVTREVFMDMNRTDLVQRLSETSSGLGDDKDKQDDYDEDNKKESLYCPRHSGSLELEGCGSCMVIPPIHSPALKPEVNSTDADEAPTYSLQSEAGNFECSVSALRWVCKEKVSLKYQFWSWEGHMERMASRRYMPAGPLMDISVISGKLDEVYLPHWICVEDNPSILDRFAVLHIDNCGDVVEKVSEVTPSHVKLSEPVFSPRAVLIKFGIPCKIKCQVLIYYQPNASFLKLHVYLIPCDPALKQIVDKKESSYRYKAIIKPHPDKYLKMHQGFILTTDMDTAKILPKKLTLRYDSQDPNFYEVFIKNPDRNFYLTLLSSCKNKDVLVWTCEIREDDFPSSIPVEVDEDLSEQFNKATITPVREKLLKMLEHLKEEEFKGFKWYLEDSAVLPGPTCIPKSKLEKADKLDLVELMMQTYNQQCVEVTKRVFKKIKRNDLVQML, from the exons ATGATGCTGAGGACGCTGCTTCttgaaacactgaataaactGAGTTCTGAGGAGCTTGATGAATTCAAGTCACTCATTAAACTGGAGAAAAGTTTCCCACTCATCTCAAAGAGCCAACTGAGAGTGGCACACCTGAAGGATGTAGTGGAGCTGATGGTCAAAACGTTCAGCCAAGAGTGTGTGGAGGTGACCACAAATGTTTTAGAGAAGTTGAAGAGGACTGATCTGCTGCAGAGATTGTCAGATGTCAGCTCAGGAACCAAAG ACAAACACTTTCTGGTTGAACCGAAGACTGCACTGATCCAGAAA GAAGAAACACTGGCGTCTGTTATAGAGCTGCTTTTGAAAACACTGGCTGATTTGAGcgacagagagatggaggactTTAAGCAGGTTCTCCTGAGTCAAACTGACTGTTACAAACGCTACTCAGAAATCACATGGAGGCTGCTCATGATGACAGACCTGCAGGACACAGTGTTATCAATGGTGCAGACTTATGGCCAACGGTCTGTGGAGAAGACCAAGGAGATTTtagagatgatgaagaggacTGGTCTGGCTGACAGCAGCTCAGTACCTAAAA aaAAACTCTCCATGGATGAACACCTGTCTGCACTGATCCACAAA GTGGCAACAATGACGGCTCTTAAACAGCTGCTTTTGGAAACACTGAATAATTTGAGTCACAACGAGTTCAAGAAATTCAGATGGTTCCTGCAGCTCACATTCTTCCAGAAGTGTCTTCCACAAATCCCATGGAGACGACTGAAGAGGGCAGACAGGGCAGACCTGCTGGTGGATGTGATGGTGGAGAGGTGCGGGCAGCAGTCTGTGGAGTTGACCATGGAGGTTTTCATGGACATGAACAGGCCTGATCTGGTGCAGAAGCTGTCAGAGTCCAGCTCAGGACTCG CTTCAGGATCATCAGCTGAAGTATTTGGCATGAATACTACAGAGGGAG AAAAACCTTCTGTGGATGAACGTTGGCCTGCACTCATCCAGAAA GAAGAAACACTGGCGTCTGTTATAGAGCTGCTTGTGGAAACACTGTCTGATCTTAGCAACAGGGAGCTCAAGGACTTTAAGCAGGTTCTCCTCAGTCAAATTGACTGTTACAAACGCTACTCAGATGTCACATGGAGGATGCTCAGGATGACAGACCTGCAGGAcacagtgtttttaatagttCAGACTTACAGTCAGCAGTCTGTGGAGAAGACCAAGGAGGTTTtaaagaggatgaggaggaatgATCTGGTGCAGAGGTtgtctgacagcagctcagGAGCCAAAC AGAAACTCTCTGTAGATGAACACCGCTCTGCTCTGATCCAGAAA GTGGCAACAATGGCAGCTGTTAAACAGCTGCTTATAGAAACCCTGaatgaggaggagctggagaaattCAAGAAAGTCCTACAGTTGGTTGTTGTTGAGTGGGGCCTCCCAGACATCTCACGGATGTTGAGTCACACTGCTGACAGGGTAGAAATAGCAGATTTGATGGTGGAGACCTACGGCCATCAGTCTGTGGACGTGACCAAGAAGGTTTTCGTGAAGATGAACAGGACTGATCTGGTCCAGAGGTTGTCCAGCTCAACACCCAAAG AGAAACACTCTGGTGATAAACATAGACCTACACAGTTGGAAAGA ATTCTTttggaaacactgaatggtttgagtCATAAAGAGCTCAAGAAATACAAGTGGTTCCTCCAGTTCTCGTACTTCAAGAGGGGCCTTCCACAAATCCCATGGAGCCAACTGGAGAAGGCAGACAGGGCAGAACTGGTGGATCTGATGATGGAGATGTGTGATCAGCAGTCTGTGGAGGTGACCAGGGAGGTTTTCATGGACATGAACAGGACTGATCTGGTGCAGAGGCTGTCGGAGACCAGCTCAGGACTTGGAG ATGACAAAGACAAGCAAGATGACTATGATgaagacaacaaaaaagaatCCTTGTATTGTCCAA GACATTCAGGAAGCTTGGAGCTTGAGGGCTGTGGAAGCTGTATGGTAATCCCTCCCATCCATTCACCTGCACTCAAACCCGAAGTGAACAGTACAGATGCAGATGAGGCTCCAACATACAG TCTACAGTCTGAGGCAGGAAACTTTGAATGCAGTGTCTCTGCCTTACGCTGGGTCTGTAAGGAAAAGGTCAGCCTTAAGTACCAGTTTTGGTCTTGGGAGGGACACATGGAGAGGATGGCGAGCAGACGATACATGCCTGCAGGTCCCCTGATGGACATCTCAGTCATTTCTGGGAAGTTAGATGAAGTTTACCTGCCGCACTGGATCTGTGTTG AAGACAACCCATCAATATTAGACAGGTTTGCAGTCCTGCACATAGATAACTGTGGAGATGTTGTGGAAAAAGTGTCTGAGGTCACACCATCCCATGTCAAGTTATCTGAACCAGTTTTCTCTCCAAGAGCGGTCCTGATAAAATTCGGCATTCCttgtaaaataaagtgtcaaGTGTTAATATATTATCAACCCAACGCATCATTCCTCAAACTACATGTATATCTGATCCCATGTGATCCTGCTCTGAAACAG ATAGTGGACAAGAAAGAATCCTCCTATCGTTACAAAGCAATCATAAAACCACACCCAGACAAGTACCTGAAAATGCACCAGGGATTCATCCTCACAACAGACATGGACACAGCAAAAATTCTCCCAAAG AAGTTAACCCTCAGATATGACAGTCAAGACCCAAACTTCTATGAAGTGTTCATCAAGAATCCAGACAGAAACTTCTACCTTACACTCTTGAGCTCTTGCAAAAATAAGGATGTACTAGTGTGGACCTGTGAAATTCGAGAAG ATGACTTTCCAAGCTCTATTCCTGTAGAAG TGGATGAAGATCTGTCTGAACAGTTCAACAAG GCAACAATCACACCGGTTAGAGAGAAGCTTTTGAAAATGCTGGAACATTTGAAAGAGGAAGAGTTCAAAGGATTTAAGTGGTACCTGGAGGACAGTGCCGTCCTGCCAGGCCCCACATGCATCCCAAAAAGCAAACTGGAGAAGGCAGACAAGTTAGACCTGGTGGAACTGATGATGCAGACCTACAACCAACAGTGTGTGGAGGTGACCAAGAGGGttttcaagaaaataaaaaggaatgaTCTGGTGCAGATGTTGTAA
- the LOC108899589 gene encoding uncharacterized protein LOC108899589 isoform X3 produces MMLRTLLLETLNKLSSEELDEFKSLIKLEKSFPLISKSQLRVAHLKDVVELMVKTFSQECVEVTTNVLEKLKRTDLLQRLSDVSSGTKDKHFLVEPKTALIQKEETLASVIELLLKTLADLSDREMEDFKQVLLSQTDCYKRYSEITWRLLMMTDLQDTVLSMVQTYGQRSVEKTKEILEMMKRTGLADSSSVPKKKLSMDEHLSALIHKVATMTALKQLLLETLNNLSHNEFKKFRWFLQLTFFQKCLPQIPWRRLKRADRADLLVDVMVERCGQQSVELTMEVFMDMNRPDLVQKLSESSSGLASGSSAEVFGMNTTEGEKPSVDERWPALIQKEETLASVIELLVETLSDLSNRELKDFKQVLLSQIDCYKRYSDVTWRMLRMTDLQDTVFLIVQTYSQQSVEKTKEVLKRMRRNDLVQRLSDSSSGAKQKLSVDEHRSALIQKVATMAAVKQLLIETLNEEELEKFKKVLQLVVVEWGLPDISRMLSHTADRVEIADLMVETYGHQSVDVTKKVFVKMNRTDLVQRLSSSTPKEKHSGDKHRPTQLERILLETLNGLSHKELKKYKWFLQFSYFKRGLPQIPWSQLEKADRAELVDLMMEMCDQQSVEVTREVFMDMNRTDLVQRLSETSSGLGGHSGSLELEGCGSCMVIPPIHSPALKPEVNSTDADEAPTYSLQSEAGNFECSVSALRWVCKEKVSLKYQFWSWEGHMERMASRRYMPAGPLMDISVISGKLDEVYLPHWICVEDNPSILDRFAVLHIDNCGDVVEKVSEVTPSHVKLSEPVFSPRAVLIKFGIPCKIKCQVLIYYQPNASFLKLHVYLIPCDPALKQIVDKKESSYRYKAIIKPHPDKYLKMHQGFILTTDMDTAKILPKKLTLRYDSQDPNFYEVFIKNPDRNFYLTLLSSCKNKDVLVWTCEIREDDFPSSIPVEATGSSGEATGVNTLAQDSSTVDEDLSEQFNKATITPVREKLLKMLEHLKEEEFKGFKWYLEDSAVLPGPTCIPKSKLEKADKLDLVELMMQTYNQQCVEVTKRVFKKIKRNDLVQML; encoded by the exons ATGATGCTGAGGACGCTGCTTCttgaaacactgaataaactGAGTTCTGAGGAGCTTGATGAATTCAAGTCACTCATTAAACTGGAGAAAAGTTTCCCACTCATCTCAAAGAGCCAACTGAGAGTGGCACACCTGAAGGATGTAGTGGAGCTGATGGTCAAAACGTTCAGCCAAGAGTGTGTGGAGGTGACCACAAATGTTTTAGAGAAGTTGAAGAGGACTGATCTGCTGCAGAGATTGTCAGATGTCAGCTCAGGAACCAAAG ACAAACACTTTCTGGTTGAACCGAAGACTGCACTGATCCAGAAA GAAGAAACACTGGCGTCTGTTATAGAGCTGCTTTTGAAAACACTGGCTGATTTGAGcgacagagagatggaggactTTAAGCAGGTTCTCCTGAGTCAAACTGACTGTTACAAACGCTACTCAGAAATCACATGGAGGCTGCTCATGATGACAGACCTGCAGGACACAGTGTTATCAATGGTGCAGACTTATGGCCAACGGTCTGTGGAGAAGACCAAGGAGATTTtagagatgatgaagaggacTGGTCTGGCTGACAGCAGCTCAGTACCTAAAA aaAAACTCTCCATGGATGAACACCTGTCTGCACTGATCCACAAA GTGGCAACAATGACGGCTCTTAAACAGCTGCTTTTGGAAACACTGAATAATTTGAGTCACAACGAGTTCAAGAAATTCAGATGGTTCCTGCAGCTCACATTCTTCCAGAAGTGTCTTCCACAAATCCCATGGAGACGACTGAAGAGGGCAGACAGGGCAGACCTGCTGGTGGATGTGATGGTGGAGAGGTGCGGGCAGCAGTCTGTGGAGTTGACCATGGAGGTTTTCATGGACATGAACAGGCCTGATCTGGTGCAGAAGCTGTCAGAGTCCAGCTCAGGACTCG CTTCAGGATCATCAGCTGAAGTATTTGGCATGAATACTACAGAGGGAG AAAAACCTTCTGTGGATGAACGTTGGCCTGCACTCATCCAGAAA GAAGAAACACTGGCGTCTGTTATAGAGCTGCTTGTGGAAACACTGTCTGATCTTAGCAACAGGGAGCTCAAGGACTTTAAGCAGGTTCTCCTCAGTCAAATTGACTGTTACAAACGCTACTCAGATGTCACATGGAGGATGCTCAGGATGACAGACCTGCAGGAcacagtgtttttaatagttCAGACTTACAGTCAGCAGTCTGTGGAGAAGACCAAGGAGGTTTtaaagaggatgaggaggaatgATCTGGTGCAGAGGTtgtctgacagcagctcagGAGCCAAAC AGAAACTCTCTGTAGATGAACACCGCTCTGCTCTGATCCAGAAA GTGGCAACAATGGCAGCTGTTAAACAGCTGCTTATAGAAACCCTGaatgaggaggagctggagaaattCAAGAAAGTCCTACAGTTGGTTGTTGTTGAGTGGGGCCTCCCAGACATCTCACGGATGTTGAGTCACACTGCTGACAGGGTAGAAATAGCAGATTTGATGGTGGAGACCTACGGCCATCAGTCTGTGGACGTGACCAAGAAGGTTTTCGTGAAGATGAACAGGACTGATCTGGTCCAGAGGTTGTCCAGCTCAACACCCAAAG AGAAACACTCTGGTGATAAACATAGACCTACACAGTTGGAAAGA ATTCTTttggaaacactgaatggtttgagtCATAAAGAGCTCAAGAAATACAAGTGGTTCCTCCAGTTCTCGTACTTCAAGAGGGGCCTTCCACAAATCCCATGGAGCCAACTGGAGAAGGCAGACAGGGCAGAACTGGTGGATCTGATGATGGAGATGTGTGATCAGCAGTCTGTGGAGGTGACCAGGGAGGTTTTCATGGACATGAACAGGACTGATCTGGTGCAGAGGCTGTCGGAGACCAGCTCAGGACTTGGAG GACATTCAGGAAGCTTGGAGCTTGAGGGCTGTGGAAGCTGTATGGTAATCCCTCCCATCCATTCACCTGCACTCAAACCCGAAGTGAACAGTACAGATGCAGATGAGGCTCCAACATACAG TCTACAGTCTGAGGCAGGAAACTTTGAATGCAGTGTCTCTGCCTTACGCTGGGTCTGTAAGGAAAAGGTCAGCCTTAAGTACCAGTTTTGGTCTTGGGAGGGACACATGGAGAGGATGGCGAGCAGACGATACATGCCTGCAGGTCCCCTGATGGACATCTCAGTCATTTCTGGGAAGTTAGATGAAGTTTACCTGCCGCACTGGATCTGTGTTG AAGACAACCCATCAATATTAGACAGGTTTGCAGTCCTGCACATAGATAACTGTGGAGATGTTGTGGAAAAAGTGTCTGAGGTCACACCATCCCATGTCAAGTTATCTGAACCAGTTTTCTCTCCAAGAGCGGTCCTGATAAAATTCGGCATTCCttgtaaaataaagtgtcaaGTGTTAATATATTATCAACCCAACGCATCATTCCTCAAACTACATGTATATCTGATCCCATGTGATCCTGCTCTGAAACAG ATAGTGGACAAGAAAGAATCCTCCTATCGTTACAAAGCAATCATAAAACCACACCCAGACAAGTACCTGAAAATGCACCAGGGATTCATCCTCACAACAGACATGGACACAGCAAAAATTCTCCCAAAG AAGTTAACCCTCAGATATGACAGTCAAGACCCAAACTTCTATGAAGTGTTCATCAAGAATCCAGACAGAAACTTCTACCTTACACTCTTGAGCTCTTGCAAAAATAAGGATGTACTAGTGTGGACCTGTGAAATTCGAGAAG ATGACTTTCCAAGCTCTATTCCTGTAGAAG CCACGGGATCCTCAGGTGAAGCAACTGGTGTAAATACTTTGGCTCAAGATAGCTCCACAG TGGATGAAGATCTGTCTGAACAGTTCAACAAG GCAACAATCACACCGGTTAGAGAGAAGCTTTTGAAAATGCTGGAACATTTGAAAGAGGAAGAGTTCAAAGGATTTAAGTGGTACCTGGAGGACAGTGCCGTCCTGCCAGGCCCCACATGCATCCCAAAAAGCAAACTGGAGAAGGCAGACAAGTTAGACCTGGTGGAACTGATGATGCAGACCTACAACCAACAGTGTGTGGAGGTGACCAAGAGGGttttcaagaaaataaaaaggaatgaTCTGGTGCAGATGTTGTAA